In Candidatus Bathyarchaeota archaeon, a single genomic region encodes these proteins:
- a CDS encoding peptidylprolyl isomerase → MPRSRRYRKSQSQAKPEWGKNNPQTKAKNKRNMIILGVVGIALVAVAAVLVLGQGTLFPAPPAPSPTPTPTATPTPTAAPALTSPEGEYSANGTQVLLETSMGNIIVQMRDDKPITAQNFVDLVNSGSYNGTVFHRVIKGFMIQGGAVTPQPATIPDEIGNDNRNIRGTIAMAKTDEPDSATSQFFINLVDNGNNAIDQEGTKFDSVYTVFGQVISGMEVVDAIANVPVTTNPIGEQSQPQQTITLIKASVL, encoded by the coding sequence ATGCCACGTTCACGTAGATATCGGAAAAGCCAAAGTCAGGCTAAGCCTGAATGGGGCAAAAACAATCCTCAGACTAAAGCCAAAAACAAGAGAAACATGATTATACTGGGCGTCGTCGGAATAGCCCTAGTGGCTGTAGCGGCGGTTTTAGTGCTTGGTCAAGGCACCTTGTTCCCAGCGCCTCCTGCTCCCTCGCCCACTCCAACTCCAACAGCAACTCCAACGCCCACTGCCGCGCCCGCTTTGACTTCGCCCGAAGGTGAATACAGCGCCAACGGCACCCAAGTTCTCTTAGAGACCTCCATGGGCAACATTATTGTTCAGATGCGAGACGACAAACCCATCACGGCTCAGAACTTCGTGGACTTGGTTAATTCAGGCTCCTACAACGGCACAGTTTTCCACCGCGTTATCAAGGGCTTTATGATTCAAGGCGGCGCAGTTACCCCTCAACCCGCAACTATACCTGACGAAATCGGCAATGACAACCGTAACATCCGAGGCACTATAGCCATGGCAAAGACTGACGAACCCGACTCCGCAACCAGCCAGTTCTTCATAAACCTCGTAGACAACGGCAACAACGCTATAGACCAAGAAGGCACAAAATTCGACAGCGTCTACACGGTTTTCGGTCAAGTCATCAGCGGCATGGAAGTGGTTGACGCAATAGCTAACGTACCCGTAACCACTAACCCCATTGGAGAACAAAGCCAACCCCAACAGACAATAACGCTGATTAAAGCTTCAGTACTCTAA
- a CDS encoding cell wall biosynthesis glycosyltransferase → MLTEPDSALSTEACDHIEKIKHADLLVGIPSYNNVLTASYVISQVVKGLETYFPNQRAVIFVSDGKSVDGTLTSVKTVHLPSSMDLIPAIYVGIAGKGSAIKAVFEAARYLGVKAVALVDSDLRSITPEWMNLLLSPVLSGTGLVVPYYNRRKYDGTITNFLCYPVTTSLYGKNVRQPIGGDFGLSNGLVNELLDSPLWKLPAVREFGVDIFETHTALAKGFEVKQAFLGIKDHDPKDPTKQLTPMFRQVIGTMFTCIEQYEPAWKEIRGVDAVTMEGEEKHVNSQPPIPIDLQNMISTYKKRCDEHRSLCSSILSSEFLREFETLKNLDKSDVHFPIDVWAKTVYSFIAAFHRAEPDKRTSLVDALQVLWTGRLAAFIKETLPISPSETEERIFEQAQAFFKLKSYLADIY, encoded by the coding sequence ATGCTGACTGAACCAGACTCCGCCTTGTCAACCGAAGCATGTGACCACATAGAAAAAATCAAACATGCCGACTTACTCGTAGGTATCCCCTCATACAACAACGTACTCACCGCAAGCTACGTTATCTCCCAAGTTGTAAAAGGCTTAGAAACCTACTTCCCAAACCAACGCGCCGTAATTTTTGTCTCCGACGGAAAATCTGTAGATGGAACCTTGACGTCGGTTAAAACGGTGCATCTGCCAAGCAGTATGGACCTGATTCCCGCCATTTACGTGGGCATTGCAGGCAAGGGGTCTGCCATAAAAGCTGTTTTTGAAGCTGCCCGATACTTGGGGGTGAAAGCTGTGGCGCTGGTCGACTCGGACTTGCGAAGCATCACTCCTGAATGGATGAATCTTTTGCTTTCTCCAGTGCTGTCTGGAACAGGGCTTGTTGTTCCCTACTACAACAGACGCAAATACGACGGAACCATAACAAATTTTCTTTGTTACCCAGTTACAACCAGCCTTTACGGCAAAAACGTAAGGCAACCAATCGGCGGTGACTTCGGGCTCTCTAACGGGTTGGTGAATGAACTGCTGGATTCGCCACTGTGGAAGTTGCCTGCCGTGCGCGAATTCGGCGTGGACATCTTTGAGACACACACCGCTTTGGCGAAGGGCTTTGAAGTTAAACAGGCGTTCTTAGGCATCAAAGACCACGACCCCAAAGACCCAACCAAACAGTTAACACCCATGTTCAGGCAAGTTATCGGCACCATGTTCACCTGCATTGAACAGTACGAGCCTGCTTGGAAAGAAATTCGAGGTGTCGACGCCGTGACAATGGAGGGTGAAGAGAAGCATGTTAACTCGCAGCCGCCAATACCCATAGACCTGCAAAACATGATAAGCACGTACAAGAAAAGATGCGACGAACACCGCAGTCTCTGCAGCTCCATTTTGAGCAGTGAGTTTCTGCGTGAGTTTGAAACGCTTAAAAATCTTGATAAATCCGACGTCCATTTCCCGATTGATGTCTGGGCAAAAACCGTTTACTCCTTTATCGCGGCTTTCCATAGGGCAGAACCTGACAAACGGACTTCTTTGGTGGATGCTTTGCAGGTTCTCTGGACAGGCAGGTTAGCCGCTTTCATAAAAGAGACTTTGCCGATTAGCCCCTCTGAAACCGAAGAGAGAATCTTTGAGCAAGCCCAAGCATTCTTTAAACTGAAGAGTTACTTGGCGGACATTTACTGA